A genome region from Corvus hawaiiensis isolate bCorHaw1 chromosome 4, bCorHaw1.pri.cur, whole genome shotgun sequence includes the following:
- the LOC125324908 gene encoding histone H2B 1/2/3/4/6-like has product MAMRRFPRRRYKGGSRAPVPYRRSAEVVAAWREREAVLAAMPEPAKSAPAPKKGSKKAVTKTQKKGDKKRKKSRKESYSIYVYKVLKQVHPDTGISSKAMGIMNSFVNDIFERIAGEASRLAHYNKRSTITSREIQTAVRLLLPGELAKHAVSEGTKAVTKYTSSK; this is encoded by the coding sequence ATGGCGATGCGGCGATTTCCGCGGCGCCGCTATAAAGGCGGCTCCCGAGCCCCAGTCCCGTATCGGCGTTCTGCTGAGGTGGTAGCTGcttggagagagagagaagctgtgcTTGCAGCCATGCCCGAGCCGGCCAAGTCCGCCCCCGCGCCCAAGAAGGGCTCCAAGAAGGCGGTCACCAAGACCCAAAAGAAAGGGGACAAGAAGCGCAAGAAGAGCCGCAAGGAGAGCTACTCGATCTACGTGTACAAGGTGCTGAAGCAGGTGCACCCCGACACGGGCATCTCGTCCAAGGCCATGGGCATCATGAACTCCTTCGTCAACGACATCTTCGAGCGCATCGCCGGCGAGGCGTCGCGCCTGGCGCACTACAACAAGCGCTCCACCATCACGTCGCGGGAGATCCAGACGGCcgtgcggctgctgctgcccggcGAGCTGGCCAAGCACGCCGTGTCCGAGGGCACCAAGGCTGTCACCAAGTACACCAGCTCCAAGTAG
- the LOC125324916 gene encoding histone H2A-IV, translating to MSGRGKQGGKARAKAKSRSSRAGLQFPVGRVHRLLRKGNYAERVGAGAPVYLAAVLEYLTAEILELAGNAARDNKKTRIIPRHLQLAIRNDEELNKLLGKVTIAQGGVLPNIQAVLLPKKTDSHKAKAK from the coding sequence ATGTCCGGCCGGGGCAAGCAGGGCGGGAAGGCGCGCGCCAAGGCCAAGTCGCGCTCGTCGCGGGCCGGGCTGCAGTTCCCCGTGGGCCGCGTGCACCGGCTGCTGCGCAAGGGCAACTACGCGGAGCGCGTGGGCGCCGGCGCCCCGGTGTACCTGGCGGCCGTGCTGGAGTACCTGACGGCCGAGATCCTGGAGCTGGCGGGCAACGCGGCCCGCGACAACAAGAAGACGCGCATCATCCCCCGCCACCTGCAGCTCGCCATCCGCAACGACGAGGAGCTCAACAAGCTGCTGGGCAAGGTGACGATCGCGCAGGGCGGCGTGCTGCCCAACATCCAGGCCGTGCTGCTGCCCAAGAAGACCGACAGCCACAAGGCTAAAGCCAAGTGA
- the LOC125324934 gene encoding histone H3, with protein sequence MARTKQTARKSTGGKAPRKQLATKAARKSAPATGGVKKPHRYRPGTVALREIRRYQKSTELLIRKLPFQRLVREIAQDFKTDLRFQSSAVMALQEASEAYLVGLFEDTNLCAIHAKRVTIMPKDIQLARRIRGERA encoded by the coding sequence ATGGCGCGCACGAAGCAGACGGCGCGTAAGTCGACGGGCGGCAAGGCGCCCCGCAAGCAGCTGGCCACCAAGGCGGCCCGCAAGAGCGCGCCGGCCACGGGCGGCGTCAAGAAGCCGCACCGCTACCGGCCCGGCACGGTGGCGCTGCGCGAGATCCGGCGCTACCAGAAGTCCACGGAGCTGCTGATCCGCAAGCTGCCCTTCCAGCGCCTGGTGCGCGAGATCGCGCAGGACTTCAAGACCGACCTGCGCTTCCAGAGCTCGGCCGTGATGGCGCTGCAGGAGGCCAGCGAGGCCTACCTGGTGGGGCTCTTCGAGGACACCAACCTGTGCGCCATCCACGCCAAGCGCGTCACCATCATGCCCAAGGACATCCAGCTGGCCCGCCGCATCCGCGGCGAGCGTGCATAA